One part of the Thiothrix nivea DSM 5205 genome encodes these proteins:
- the tnpB gene encoding IS66 family insertion sequence element accessory protein TnpB (TnpB, as the term is used for proteins encoded by IS66 family insertion elements, is considered an accessory protein, since TnpC, encoded by a neighboring gene, is a DDE family transposase.) gives MARYFRPAGEMPDIYLYRPPIDFRKAAQGLAAIVAQELGHDPFAGALYAFTNRQRTKIKCLYWEDNGFVLYYKALAEEKFHWPQTGDGGVMALTAQQINWLLDGYDISLLKGHKKLCYGALF, from the coding sequence ATGGCCCGTTATTTCCGCCCCGCCGGGGAGATGCCGGACATTTACCTTTACCGCCCGCCCATTGATTTCCGCAAGGCCGCCCAGGGGCTGGCGGCGATCGTGGCGCAGGAATTGGGCCACGACCCGTTTGCCGGGGCGCTGTACGCCTTCACCAACCGCCAGCGCACGAAAATCAAATGCCTGTATTGGGAAGACAATGGCTTTGTGCTGTATTACAAAGCCCTGGCGGAAGAGAAGTTCCATTGGCCGCAAACGGGGGATGGCGGGGTGATGGCGCTGACGGCCCAGCAGATCAACTGGCTGCTGGACGGTTATGACATCAGCCTGCTCAAAGGGCATAAAAAGTTGTGCTACGGGGCGCTGTTTTAG
- the tnpA gene encoding IS66 family insertion sequence element accessory protein TnpA encodes MNPGQDGRLAYWQAQLQRFQSSGLSGVQYCEQEQLSYHGFVYWRRKLCGTAGKPPGDGKRPVLPEPSGFVTVRPAQPGTDARTGDGLELSLPNGLVIRNIHPGNVALLRRLLGQL; translated from the coding sequence ATGAATCCAGGTCAAGATGGGCGTCTGGCGTACTGGCAAGCCCAGCTCCAACGCTTCCAGTCCTCCGGCCTTTCCGGAGTCCAGTATTGTGAACAGGAACAGTTGAGTTACCACGGCTTTGTCTACTGGCGGCGCAAATTATGCGGTACGGCGGGCAAGCCGCCCGGGGATGGCAAACGCCCGGTATTGCCAGAGCCTTCCGGTTTCGTGACTGTCCGCCCGGCGCAGCCGGGGACAGACGCCCGGACGGGCGATGGCCTGGAGCTGTCCCTGCCGAATGGCCTGGTGATCAGGAATATCCACCCCGGCAATGTGGCCTTGCTGCGCCGGTTGCTGGGGCAGTTGTAA